DNA from Rosa rugosa chromosome 6, drRosRugo1.1, whole genome shotgun sequence:
agcccaattgttcggcccgattagtaggcccaaatgttaaacccaaattggtttgggccggttcgaaatgtggatggtccgatttcttcaggcccaattggccagccctagtgcttagccagggattgagcaagcccaagtcatcatcattgggtgacataatttattggcgtgcttttggggatgatttgttttgagtgatgcatctctatggttgtgtagaatagtgcatgcttaagttttactatagagatttatcgtgatgctaatggagtagcgaaacgctttgtgggagtgtttactgtgcttgtatgccagtacagagtgatgatctatgtgaagatctatgtgatgattttgtgtaattgatgtggagtgatgttgagcagttgtgttgtgcgtttacgtttgtgatgaaaggatttagtggccataggaatgtatttttatacaaaggattgtggctttgtagattactacagatttggaaaagatggagattttatgattaggtcaactttaattgagaggaattgacttactcttaaatttcgggacgaaatttctttaaggagggtagattgtaataccccgaaaaatccaaattaatttccgtggatttttagaaatgatttcacaatagtgggagcgagtacgaggctctgagaagttgtggaattagttcgaacgattaattttcgaaaacgtacgttatttaggggcacgcgaaaatcgactttttatacgtatggaatttgggaaaacttccttcatgaaagttgtagagctcgtcgacacgatcgcgtgcatatatggaacgcaaaaatcggagttcgtatgaattagttatgattttttgaaaaagtttccaatttagtataaagcttccattttggaaatttccaaaaataaaaacagatttttccaaaattggaaaatcggctgcgattttagttccccgccggaaatcgcctccaaaacttcgatcgacgatttcttcctcctccggccaccgatcctcaccaaacttcttccattggcttcgtatggtccttgcgcacctgtctgtggcagcctttcacggcggcgcggcctgtagcggcggcggcaagcccggtccgatttaagctcgattttggtcaacgccggttttctcctagctccggccaccaaaacttccgatccttggctccatgaactcccctcaacctgctgatcatcatactaggaggattgcacctagagtgaccggtttcacgttcgtcggagctcggtaagttttcaatccgaaacgaaaatctttcgatcggtatatctcgagctgtagtgcatcgttttgattgattctttttccagtgggttccccttgatgttattaacaactctctagaaggcatcgaggcctgaaattgaagcgttgacgtcgaaatcgagcgttgccggattctgcaaaattttggaatttttccAACCacagaagctttcgatcggtatatctcgagctacagaccatatttttctgtgattcttgaaccagtgagttcttcttgagtttcttaacaactcttcagaaggaatcgaagccttaaattgacgtttttacgtcgaattggagctcgccgttttctgcagtttctcgccggtttctggaaaattccggccaccttcatactgttcaaggtaattttcgaccccttccggtcattttcagacttcgtgctagttatgaaagttgttaagcatgatgagaggaagaagagcagcccggccccgacaccattggtggtggttggcggcggctctgccactaactccggcggccctttccggccacctccggggatcaaaaatatggtttctgtacattttcagattctatatttcaatacgatcatttcgatatattatacgcaatttttggatatcgtatgattaagttatgaattttacgatttcgatcgatttcgatcgttcgatttgtgatctgtgaagatcggaccgtccgatggacttgtagttttgttatgttgatcttatgactgtcccagtggctttgtgtggtcatgggcgaagatccgaccattggatcttcgtataattgtgaaatagtgattcggaaggcgattcgtgagaatctaaccgtcggattttcgtataattttgaggagatgtttgttagagtgattcaagaagatctgaccgttggatcttcgtgataattttggaggatgatcctaagggcgatccgtgaggatccgaccgttggatcatcatataaattcgatctggccgttggatcatcattaaattagaatccgaccgttggatttccgtatatgtgtggtttatgaatgattgctaagttaagatcgtatctgactaggtgattgacggtttgagttagtggacgattgtggatcgtattttgagcggaattgaagacgcagcgggattatcgaggtgagtaaacctcacgtggttcatattacgaaccgagtacttttaattaatttattttttgtcgtcattgtgtgaactatagttggtattaatgggcattcctgtgtgaatgtctatctatatatatattatttatgtgaaataatatgtattgttgaaattgtgagattttatgtactgttatggttgtgttgagtttattgttgaaaagcaacaatattgtgagaggtattaaatttattgttgagaaacaataaattgttgatttgttgagatatattgatctgtggagatcaataggtcacgggggtgaccatggcatctattagtgaaccacgcccttgtaccgggtaggtggaaactaatagcattaaatcgtgaaccacgccctcgcgccgggtaggtggaaacgatcagttagagctctagtctgtctgccaaatgttgagtgaccttatgagggtaacggggagtgactcataagtgtataatatttatatatatatatatatttatatatatatgagagtgagaaagtgaagtggttttgtggtgatcattgtaattgtgatggttctacatttctatacttgagttaaaggaaatgtattttattaaatcaacagttcttcttgtttactcatactggctgtaaaaagcttaccgggttttgtgttgttgcaactcccggtacactattcaaattgtgtagcgggtaatcctacaggacaggagaaccaggacggtgatcgtgcggttagagcaattgttagagttttacagcaattgtacgttgtgaggtgtgttatgctcatttgagctttacaatattgcttgtgagagtgaattgtaataatgaactcgaagtttcgagatttggattttgtaattgtaattattcatgtttcggatttgaatttattattcaaaattcggggcgtgacacagaATGCCAAACCAATTGATTCatgtttaggaattatgaattccttattttcatttaaattcccTCTTTTTTTGCTTCATCCAAACACACCAGATCTCCTATTTTTCGTTTTAAATTTGCGGGTTTGGTGGGAATTTGGATCAAGTCCAGgctagggttttgtttttgtttttttttttttttttttatgcttcAATTGATTTTTGTGGTCAAATAGGTAGGGGCAAGATGTCAAGCAAGAACGAAGAGGTTTCGAAGTTTATAAATAACAAGGCTTATGATTATATCAAATTATATGTAATAAGTATCAAGCTTCAGTACTTGGTAACTGATGCAATGCTTGCGGCAGATTATTCAATGTCAAGAGGAATTGTTGCAGCTATTGCACGAGAAACAGTGGTGGTCTGACAAATCTAAACTtatggaacaaaaaaaaaaaaaagcgttGTAGCTGACTTGGGAAGACATTCTATCCAAAAATCTGAATTCAAAAAGGAACTCGACGATCTGAATAAGGCCTTGAAGCTTGCGGGGAAGTCTGAAACCAACGTAAGACTTATCCTTGGACGTACTCAAACTCAGGTTACTGGCATTGGCACTCTAGCTACCTCGCATGTCGTTGGTCTATGTGTCTCTCTACATGGCATTTCTTGTTCTACTTGCTTTTCGGGTTATATCATATTTCGATGTCACGGATGGTACCTTCATTGACGCACTTTATATTACTTCCGTTACGCTATTCACTGTGGGTTTTGGGGATATTGCTCCTAAGTGGAGCGGTACTCTACTTTTCTGTGATATGTTGGGTATGTTTGGATGTATCATACCGTCTATCTACAGCCATTTTGTGGGTCAGATGGCAGATTGGTTGTATCAGAGGTATCTTTCTGGTGTGCAGAGTCGCCGTAGGAGACGCTCCTATCTGATGCTTTCAGTTGCTGGCACGATTTTAGTGCTTATACTTTCAAGGATGGCAGCCATTTATTATTTTGAGAGGGAGCGACTTCGTAGACAGTTTCATACTCATACCTCTGCACGGATCATTCTTGACATATTTCACCTGACCGTTATGACCATGACTACGATTGGATATGGAGATTTCGCATTTGCTAGTGCACATGGGAGAGCATTGGCCGCATTATGGATTCCTTTTTAAGACTTATCCTTGTTGCAGACTGTAGCACGGTCTATTCCTAGTTTCAATGTATGATATGTTGATATATGAAAATTGTTTGTGTTCTACTTTAGTCACTCTAGCAGCAATCTCTCATGCTAATTAGCTTCAGAGATTCTttaaacatatacatatacgtTTCAGTGTGTTTGAAATGAAAACCAGCATTTTTAAGCCTAAACTTTGAAGCTTGTGGCTTGATTTTTGTTTGCAACTAAAAGAGATGTTTGACAGGATGCAAGTTGAGCATGATGAATATAAAAAATCTACGGTACATAATACAGCTGATAGAATTATAGCGTTTGATTGATAAGCTATGGAAAAGATTATTAGATAAGTTGATGCCCTCTGTTTTCAAAGGAGATGCTGATGCGTGCTCGGGGCGAGCTCCTATGTGAGCGGACCAAAAATTGCCTCGCCGTTCAAAACTAGAGCGTGCTATTGCAAAACATACGGAAAAGTCTTTGGGAGGCCGTTTTTGCCGAAGGCGAGCTTTGATGCGGCTGGAGGAGTAAAGAAAAAGATGAAgtaacttgttttttttttcctcgttCTTTCTTTTCATCAAAACGATATCGTTTTAGGTAGGACTCATCATGGGCCAAGCCAGGGCCAGCTCTACCCTAAATTCTAGGAGGGTCGAGctgggcctagtcaaagtcaacgaAATTTAGGGCATGGTCGAGGATTCAATATGTAAGCTCTTACACGCCCTTAAGTCCGATCCAGTATGGGTCAAAAGGAGCGGACCGGGCCGGCCTTCCGAATAGGGTTGACAAGGGTCGAAAGGGCCTtactttatttaaaaaataaaaaataaatattttctttTGGCAAAATGTGGCTTAATAATTTTATATACCATATTTTTTATGCTTCAccagtaaaaagaaaaaagcacaTCAGAAGTCAGCTATGCCACCTTCAAAAACCAGCTACTCagttcttgaaaaaaaaaattaacaaacacAAGTAcagtgagaaagagagaaacaacAGATACTCAAGAATGTCCACAATACACTAATATAGTGTAATTGTGCACAAGATATtgatttcaaaacacaaaatatATCACCTCAGCATCTTTGTTGGTAGAGTGACAAACGGTTGTAGAATAAAATGCACATATTTTCTTAACATTTCACAATCATCATTGTCAGTCTTGAGTGTGTCAACATATGCATCATAGTGGAGTAGGGGCGCAGGTTTTACATCATCAGtgatttttgaatttttcacACAAGTCTTAAGAAAAGCAAATAAATTGTCCTGTTTCTCCAATATCTCTGAATGTAGCTTGTCCACCTTATCTGTCTCTGCTTGTAAgcacatttttttctttcgtaATTCAGCAATCAATCTATCAAACTTCTCCATGGCGGGTGTTCATTTTCCCATATAATTCACATCAGGACGAGCAAGAAACTCATCGATTGCCTTATTTAACTGCCAAAAAAAGCATCATACCAGAAGCTCAAAACTTGAGACGTTGAACCATATTTAGTACCAAAAATTGCAAGTGGGAGTGACTAAACTAGCATGACAGTCATATATACATTTACCAGCCTCCATTTGAACTTAAGGCCAAATGGGTGACAAAAATCTTACCTGATGCACACAGCACACTCTTcttcttggtctccaaggcctcCTTGAGTgtctttatcttttctttttcttttggcagaAATATCACTTTGATCATCAAACTATGTTTCGTTCGATACTTTGCTCATCCAACTCTTAAAAActacactttggtcactcaactatatcACCGTATATCACTTTAGTCTCTTCGTTTGTTTTCTCTGTTTTCTCCGTTAACTCTAAGGGTATTTTGGAGAGTCCTACCAGCCATTTTAATAACTTAAACATAAAACTTCATCCACTTTTGCCAATTCATCCACTTTTGAGTAAAACAACATACCACTTTTAAGTGAAAAAAAGCCTTGATCAAAATCAGAAACCAATAAAATTTCAGTGAAAGAGTACAAGAACTCGCAAACTTAGTTATGTATGTTGATTACTCGTTTGCTGTGGAACATTATGACCCTTTGGAACAGCAAGTACTTTATTATCAAGAGGAATATCAACCATGGATACTCGGACCAAACAAAACTACCAGTCATTCATGCCTTCCCATTTCTCAAACAGGGCAACAAGACCAAACAACTGACAAAAAATTGAGCTATGCAGATAAACAACAAGATAAATCATCAAACTTTATCCAAACAAATAGAGTCTGTGCAGATTATAATCCAAAGATATCAACTTTAACAGAAGAACAAACTGAAAcaataaacaaaatttaatttgAGAACAAATTTTTGGTGGTGAATTATGAAATGAGAACATGTTGAGCTGGAAAAAAGAACAATCTTTCATCAAAATCGAATTGATTTATGTACGGAgatatagttgagtgaccaaagtgtagtttttaaaagttggatgaccaaagtgtcgaacgaAACATAGTtcaatgaccaaagtgatatttcttcattttcttttttttattgaggAAATGAATCCCATATGATCTGAAGTCTTATGATTTGGAGTCTTCATTATTGGGATCTTCTGTATCATCACAAGTTAATTAAGAGATTTGTATTACTATAGTTAGTCCTATAATTATGGATAGAATTAGCATGCTTGTTGTATAAAATGTTGTAAATCATTCTGAATGAATTGAAGTTATTACATATTATTCACACTATCAAATctctttatggtatcagagcaatcgCTCTTGAGAACCTAGaaatctacacacacacacacacaaaaaaaaaaaaaaatacctcatGGTTGGTGACGAAGAACAACAGGTCATTAAACACAAGAAAGACCAGAACTCTTCCAAGACCTCAGAACCATGGGAGAATTCCAATGATGGGCACCTGCTactagagaagttgaattcgaTGAAACAGCTTTCAGCCAATCTTGTTGGTAACATTCCTAACTATGAGGAGCTCTCGGGTAAAGCATTTGCCCTCTCACAAGATAATAAAGATGTAACATGGATCCTAGACAGTGGGGCTAGTGACCACATAGTTTGTAATTCGGCTTTCCTCACATCTTTTCAACCTGTGCACAATCGTACAGTGAAGTTGTCCGATGGTACCACATTACATGTTTCTCACATTGGGACAGTGTCATTTTTTCACACTTTGTCCTTCACAATGTTCTATGTGTCCCATTGTTTTACCTAAATCTCATCTCCATCAGCAAACTTGCATTTGATTCCTTTTATATCACCATATTTCTTAAACAAGTTTGTTTCATACAGGACCTTCAATCGGGGAGGATGGTTGGGACCGGAACTGAAAGTGAGGGACTCGATCTACTGTCTCAATCTGCCAAAGAAAGGAACGTGCAATGTGGTGACCACTAAAACACATGACCTATGGCATCAAAGGCTCGGACATCCATCTAGCAAAGTGTCttcattttttccctttttgcAAAATAAATCTTGCAATGCAAGTCCTTGTTCCATTTGCCCTTTAGCTAAACAAACTAGAAGACCTTTTCCATTGAGTGTTTCTTCTAGTAAttcttgttttgatttgattcatgtGGACATATGGGGTGGCTACCACGTCCCATCTCTTTCTGGGGCACAATATTTCTTAACCATAGTTGATGATCACTCTAGAAGCACTTGGGTTTATCTCATGCATCACAAGTCAGAAACACGAGCCCTACTCATTCACTTTGTCAACTTAGTTGAGAATCAATTTGGCAAAAGAGTAAAAATTGTTAGGAGTGACAATGGTCCAGAATTTAAATGCACACAATTTTACTCTTCAAAGGGTATTTTACATCAGACCAGTTGCATCAACACGCCCCAACAGAATGGCGTCGCTGAGCGCAAACACAGGCACTTGTTGAACGTTGCTCGTGCACTTCTCTTTCAATCAAACTTGCCTAAACCATTTTGGGGGGATGTCATACTCACCGCTACCTATCTAATAAATAGGACACCGACACCACTTTTGCAAGGTAAAACACCTTTTGAAACGTTATTTCACAAATCACCAAACTACTCTCATTTGCGTGTTTTTGGTTGTCGTTGCTTTGTGTCTACTCATCCACTCCGGCCCAGCAAGTTTGATCCACGCTCTACTGAGTGTATCTTCCTTGGTTACCCTCATGGTCAAAAGGGATATAAAGTCTATAGCCTGAAAGATAAGAAAATGTTAGTCTCACGAGATGTCATCTTCTTTGAAACTGAGTTTCCTTATCAATCCAAACTCTCCACATCTTCGCCTTCTGTCAGTTCTCCAACACCTCCtcaactctttccttctttatCTACCTCACCTCACATTGATGACGATCAAATCTTCTCAAATCACTCGGAATCAAATCTTGATTCTAATCCCACAACTTCCGCTGATATTAATCCCATAAATCACTCGGAATCAAATCTTGATTCTAATCCCACAACTTCCGCTGATATCAATCCCACAAATCACTCGGATTCAAATATCCCACCATCTCATTTTCCAAATACGTCACCACCAGACTTATCTGTATCCCAAGGTGCAATACCTCATTCTTCATTGCCACAACCACGAAGATCATCACGGCCAACTAGAACTCCAACCACATTGCAAGGCTTTCATATTGAGTCAGCCCTTCCTTCACGTACTGCACCATCATCTTCCACGAGCGAGGTTACTCATCCAGGTACCCCTCATTCTATTGCTCATGTTTTATCCTATGATAGACTCTCTCCTACACATAAAGCTTTCACTGTTAACATTACACTCGAAAAGGAACCTAGATCTTTCTCTCAGGCTGTCCTTGAACCACGATGGAGAGAAGCTATGGACAAAGAGATTCAAGCTCTTCAAGAAAACAAGACATGGAGTTTGGTGTCTCTCCCCCCTGACAAGAATCCAATCGGTTGCAAGTGGGTTTACAAGATCAAACACAACCCAGATGGCACAGTAGAGAGGTATAAAGCTCGTTTGGTTGCAAAAGGTTATAGTCAAGTTGCAGGGATTGATTACCGCGAGACTTTTGCTCCGGTGGCCAAACTAACAACAGTTCGAGTGTTACTCAGCCTTGCAGCTCTTCAAGGTTGGCATCTTCATCAACTAGATGTCAACAATGCTTTCCTTAACGGTGACCTCTATGAAGATGTGTACATGAAGTTGCCTCCTGGTTTCGGACGAAAGGGGGAGAATAGAGTTTGCAAGTTACACAAATCATTGTATGGCCTCAAGCAAGCGTCGAGGCAGTGGTTTTTGAAACTTTCTGGTGCTATCAAGACTGCCGGATTCAATCAGTCTTGGTCTGATTACTCACTCTTCGTCCGACACACTCAAGGTAGATTCACAGCCTTGCTAGTCTATGTTGACGATGTTATACTGGCAGGAAACAACTTACAAGACATCATGGAGACAAAGCACTTCCTTGCAAGTCATTTCAAGCTCAAAGATATGGGTCAGTTAAGGTACTTCCTTGGAATAGAGGTGGCAAGGTCCAAGCAAGGCATTGTTTTATGCCAACGAAAGTATGCATTAGAGGTCCTTGAAGATGCAGGCTTCCTAGGCGCTAAACCATCTCGATTTCCAATTGATCAGAACTTGGTGCTAACGCAAGGTGAAGGAGTCGTTTTAAAGGATGCCTCTCAGTATCGCAGATTAGTTGGAAGGCTCATATACCTCACAATCACGAGACCAGACCTCGTGTATGCTGTACATATCCTAAGTCAATTTATGGATAACCCTAGACAACCTCATCTAGATGCAGCTCACAAGGTGTTGAGATATGTTAAGCAGACACCAGGAGAAGGGATACTTTTGCCTTCCACTGGACAATTAGAGATCAAGGCGTATTGTGATGCAGACTGGGCACGTTGCAAGGACACAAGAAGATCAACTACTGGCTACTGTATTTTCTTAGGCAACGCACCCATCTCATGGAAAACAAAGAAGCAAGGAACAGTGtctcgttctagtgcagaagcgGAGTACAGATCTATGGCAACAACATGTTGTGAGATTACGTGGCTTCGAAGTTTATTAAGAGATTTGAATGTTAAACATGCACATGCAGTTAAATTGTTCTGTGATAATCAGGCTGCCATTCATATAACATCAAATCCCATCTTCCACGAACGCACAAAGCATATTGAGATAGATTGCCATGTTGTGCGGGAAAAAGTACAGAGGGGGCTAGTCAAAACCATGCATATTCGAACAAAGGAACAACCAGCTGACTTGTTCACCAAGCCGCTGGGTTCGAAGCAATTTTCAGCACTattgagcaagttgggtgtaattAACATacactccaacttgagggggagtattgaggAAATGAATCCCATATGATCTGAAGTCTTATGATTTGGAGTCTTCATTATTGGGATCTTCTGTATCATCACAAGTTAATTAAGAGATTTGTATTACTATAGTTAGTCCTATAATTATGGATAGAATTAGCATGCTTGTTGTATAAAATGTTGTAAATCATTCTGAATGAATTAAAGTTATTACATATTATTCACACTATCAAATCTCTTTATTTTTCAAATTCAGATGTTGCACTCGAAGTCGCTtctatttcaagttttcaacccTGAGCTTTTCTTCTACCTTTTCTATTCCCCGCTTGACAAAGTTTCTCCTTGatcctccatctctctctctttcaagaGCCGCTCCCTTTCGAGTCGGCATTGAGAAATGAGAAAGCTGACAATTAAGCACCAGTTAGAATGCAATGCAGGATATCTAGTAATATATAGAAAATACCATTAGTAATAATGCAAACCTCCTCTTTGAGCTTCAAAACGTCTTCGTCCATATTGCCCGCCTCACTTGACTCCATCCTCCgactattttcaaaaccctaactaaaacttcaaaagaaaaatacttaATTGATGCAACAAAACGAAACCCTAGCCTGGACTATCAAATATTATTCCCAACTGTGACGAAAATTAGGAGATCGTACGTATTGATAGCCTCGGTCACTCAATCTGATTTATGTCTCTATACAGAAACCCTTGGTGACGCAGAcggattgataactaggtttaccagcaataaacctaagcaaaagggttctggagtccaccagagataaaaagagaataacctcaattttattgataataagatAAAAGATGCGTTTTGTAGCCTTAAGGcggcttatttataagaaaataaaccctagggcgactaacaatgaaaccctaaagcccatgggtaaaaacgaaaacaacccgaaaataactaggaaaaccaaaacaccggaaaatagaaaaatgcagttttgaggccctaaacgaccccgaaagcccgaaaaaggccACAGGTCGTAGCATAGCAacgagtttgatttctggcgctattccctttccggaaaggtaaggtgcgtcccaaaCGGACTCCG
Protein-coding regions in this window:
- the LOC133714570 gene encoding two-pore potassium channel 5-like, which encodes MSLVYVSLYMAFLVLLAFRVISYFDVTDGTFIDALYITSVTLFTVGFGDIAPKWSGTLLFCDMLGMFGCIIPSIYSHFVGQMADWLYQRYLSGVQSRRRRRSYLMLSVAGTILVLILSRMAAIYYFERERLRRQFHTHTSARIILDIFHLTVMTMTTIGYGDFAFASAHGRALAALWIPF